In a single window of the Agrobacterium fabrum str. C58 genome:
- the dusB gene encoding tRNA dihydrouridine synthase DusB, translated as MKDHHLPLPELSEPFSIGSVTIRNRAVLAPMSGVTDLPFRQLAWRYGAGLVVTEMVASRELVANRGESWARLKNAGMVPHMVQLAGREAHFMAEAAKIAADNGAGIIDINMGCPAKKVTGGYSGSALMRDPDHALSLIEATVGAVDVPVTLKMRLGWDENSINAPEIARRAEAAGVQLITIHGRTRMQFYEGRADWDAIRAVREVISVPLIANGDVETAEDAREILRRSGADAVMVGRGAQGQPWLPAVLAGHSAPQRADIPTIAVEHYEMMLEFYGREAGLRHARKHLGWYLDRSAPDIATPEKAQIMTSRDTGEVADLLRSALSENAGEEAARKAA; from the coding sequence ATGAAAGATCATCATTTGCCTCTTCCGGAGTTGTCAGAACCGTTCAGCATCGGCTCAGTCACGATCCGTAATCGTGCGGTGCTGGCGCCCATGTCAGGTGTGACGGATCTGCCTTTCCGGCAGCTGGCCTGGCGTTACGGCGCAGGTCTGGTCGTGACGGAAATGGTCGCCAGCCGCGAACTCGTCGCTAACAGGGGCGAATCCTGGGCACGGCTGAAAAATGCCGGCATGGTTCCGCATATGGTGCAGCTTGCCGGGCGCGAAGCGCATTTTATGGCCGAGGCCGCGAAGATTGCTGCTGACAACGGTGCTGGCATCATCGACATCAATATGGGTTGTCCGGCCAAGAAGGTGACGGGCGGTTATTCCGGCTCGGCTTTGATGCGCGATCCCGATCATGCCCTGTCGCTGATCGAGGCGACGGTTGGCGCGGTTGATGTGCCGGTAACGCTGAAGATGCGGCTCGGCTGGGACGAAAACAGCATCAACGCGCCGGAAATTGCCCGCCGTGCCGAGGCGGCAGGCGTGCAGCTCATCACCATTCATGGTCGTACCCGCATGCAGTTTTATGAAGGACGGGCGGATTGGGACGCCATCCGCGCCGTGCGCGAGGTGATTTCCGTGCCGCTGATCGCCAATGGTGACGTGGAAACGGCCGAGGATGCGCGCGAAATCCTGCGTCGCTCCGGTGCGGATGCCGTCATGGTCGGCCGCGGCGCGCAGGGGCAGCCTTGGCTGCCGGCTGTGCTCGCCGGACATTCAGCGCCGCAACGCGCCGATATTCCCACTATCGCCGTTGAACATTACGAGATGATGCTGGAATTTTATGGAAGGGAAGCCGGTCTGCGGCATGCCCGTAAACATCTGGGCTGGTATCTCGACCGTTCCGCTCCCGACATCGCCACGCCGGAAAAGGCTCAAATCATGACATCGCGTGACACGGGGGAGGTGGCGGATCTGCTTCGCTCCGCCCTGAGCGAAAATGCGGGCGAAGAAGCCGCAAGGAAGGCCGCATGA
- a CDS encoding two-component system sensor histidine kinase NtrB — protein MSADKHSPADANQLAMAVLNAVQNPVILVDGEGFISFANWEAEAFFGASASHLARYRVSTFIPFGSPLLALIDQVRERRAPVNEYRVDLSSPRLGQDKLVDLYVAPVVSEPGSVVVVFQERSMADKIDRQLTHRAAARSVTGLASMLAHEIKNPLSGIRGAAQLLEMSVPDEDRALTRLICDETDRIVSLVDRMEIFSDERPVDRVPVNIHSVLDHVKAIAKAGFARNIKISENYDPSLPAVYANRDQLVQVFLNLVKNAAEAVANQPDGEVVLTTAYRPGIRLSVAGSRERISLPLEFCVHDNGPGVPSDLLPHLFDPFITTKTNGSGLGLALVAKLIGAHGGIVECDSQNHRTTFRVLMPVSPEVALDDSSLPNTTGNDR, from the coding sequence ATGAGCGCCGATAAACACAGCCCGGCAGATGCGAACCAGCTCGCCATGGCGGTTCTGAACGCAGTGCAGAACCCGGTCATTCTGGTGGATGGCGAAGGTTTCATTTCATTCGCCAATTGGGAAGCCGAAGCCTTTTTCGGGGCGAGCGCCTCCCATCTTGCCCGTTATCGCGTCTCCACTTTCATTCCCTTCGGCAGCCCGCTTCTGGCGCTGATCGATCAGGTGCGGGAGCGCCGTGCGCCGGTCAACGAATATCGCGTCGATCTGAGTTCGCCACGCCTCGGTCAGGACAAGCTGGTTGATCTCTACGTTGCGCCCGTCGTCAGTGAACCGGGGTCGGTTGTCGTCGTCTTCCAGGAACGGTCGATGGCCGACAAGATCGACCGTCAACTGACCCATCGCGCCGCCGCCCGCTCGGTTACCGGCCTTGCCTCGATGCTGGCGCATGAGATCAAGAATCCGCTGTCCGGTATTCGTGGCGCGGCCCAGTTGCTGGAAATGTCGGTGCCTGATGAGGACCGCGCCCTTACCAGGCTTATCTGCGACGAGACTGACCGCATCGTGTCATTGGTCGATCGTATGGAAATCTTTTCCGACGAGCGGCCGGTCGACCGCGTGCCGGTCAATATCCACTCCGTGCTTGATCACGTGAAGGCGATTGCCAAGGCCGGTTTTGCCCGCAACATCAAGATATCGGAGAATTATGATCCCTCGCTGCCGGCGGTCTATGCCAATCGCGATCAACTGGTGCAGGTCTTCCTCAATCTGGTGAAGAATGCAGCCGAGGCAGTCGCCAATCAGCCGGATGGTGAGGTTGTGCTGACGACCGCCTATCGCCCCGGTATTCGGCTTTCGGTTGCCGGTAGCCGCGAGCGCATCTCGCTGCCGCTTGAATTCTGCGTGCATGATAATGGACCGGGGGTCCCTTCCGATCTTCTGCCGCATCTCTTCGATCCCTTCATCACCACCAAGACCAATGGTTCGGGCCTCGGCCTGGCGCTTGTCGCCAAGCTGATTGGCGCCCATGGCGGCATTGTCGAATGCGACAGCCAGAACCACCGCACGACTTTCCGCGTATTGATGCCCGTCTCGCCGGAAGTGGCGCTTGACGACAGCTCTTTGCCGAACACGACAGGAAATGACAGATGA
- the ntrC gene encoding nitrogen regulation protein NR(I), with protein MTATILVADDDAAIRTVLNQALSRAGYDVRITSNAATLWRWVSAGEGDLVVTDVVMPDENAFDLLPRIKKARPDLPVLVMSAQNTFMTAIKASEKGAYDYLPKPFDLTELIAIIGRALSEPKRKPAKLDDDMQDGMPLVGRSAAMQEIYRVLARLMQTDLTLMITGESGTGKELVARALHDYGKRRNGPFVAINMAAIPRDLIESELFGHEKGAFTGAQNRSTGRFEQAEGGTLFLDEIGDMPMDAQTRLLRVLQQGEYTTVGGRTPIRTDVRIVAATNKDLKQSINQGLFREDLYYRLNVVPLRLPPLRDRAEDIPDLVRHFIQTGEKEGLEGKRFETEALEVMKAYAWPGNVRELENLIRRLMALYPQEVITREIIEQELQSDVPDSPLDKMAVRTGSLTISQAVEENMRDYFASFGDGLPPPGLYDRVLRELEYPLILAALTATRGNQIKAADLLGLNRNTLRKKIRELGVSVYRSSRPS; from the coding sequence ATGACAGCTACGATCCTCGTCGCCGATGATGATGCCGCAATCCGCACGGTGCTGAACCAGGCGCTCAGCCGTGCCGGTTATGACGTGCGCATCACCTCCAATGCCGCAACGCTTTGGCGCTGGGTGTCGGCGGGTGAGGGCGATCTCGTCGTGACCGATGTTGTGATGCCGGATGAAAACGCCTTCGACCTTCTGCCGCGCATCAAGAAGGCCCGCCCGGACCTGCCGGTTCTCGTCATGAGCGCGCAGAACACCTTCATGACGGCCATCAAGGCTTCGGAAAAGGGCGCTTATGATTATCTGCCCAAGCCCTTCGACCTGACGGAACTGATCGCCATCATCGGCCGCGCGCTCTCCGAGCCGAAGCGCAAGCCCGCCAAGCTCGATGACGACATGCAGGACGGCATGCCGCTCGTCGGCCGCTCCGCAGCGATGCAGGAAATCTACCGCGTTCTCGCGCGCCTGATGCAGACCGATCTGACGCTGATGATCACGGGTGAATCCGGTACCGGCAAGGAGCTGGTGGCGCGGGCGCTGCATGATTACGGCAAGCGCCGCAACGGTCCCTTTGTCGCCATCAATATGGCCGCCATCCCGCGCGACCTGATCGAATCGGAACTGTTCGGCCATGAGAAGGGCGCCTTCACCGGCGCACAGAACCGTTCCACCGGCCGTTTCGAGCAGGCCGAGGGTGGCACACTGTTCCTAGATGAAATCGGCGACATGCCGATGGATGCCCAGACGCGTCTGCTGCGTGTGTTGCAGCAGGGCGAATATACGACCGTGGGCGGGCGCACGCCGATCCGCACCGATGTCCGCATCGTTGCCGCCACCAACAAGGACCTGAAACAGTCGATCAATCAGGGCCTCTTCCGCGAGGACCTTTATTATCGCCTCAACGTCGTGCCGTTGCGCCTGCCGCCGCTGCGCGATCGTGCCGAGGATATTCCTGATCTCGTCCGCCATTTCATCCAGACGGGTGAGAAAGAAGGGCTGGAGGGCAAGCGTTTCGAGACGGAGGCGCTGGAAGTCATGAAGGCCTATGCCTGGCCGGGCAACGTCCGCGAGTTGGAAAACCTGATCCGCCGCCTGATGGCGCTTTATCCGCAGGAAGTCATCACCCGCGAAATCATCGAGCAGGAATTACAGTCGGATGTTCCCGATAGCCCGTTGGACAAGATGGCGGTTCGCACCGGTTCGCTCACCATTTCGCAGGCTGTCGAGGAGAACATGCGGGATTATTTCGCCAGCTTCGGCGATGGCCTGCCGCCGCCCGGCCTTTACGACCGCGTGCTGCGCGAACTCGAATATCCGCTGATTCTCGCGGCTCTGACGGCAACCCGCGGCAACCAGATCAAGGCCGCCGATCTTCTTGGCCTCAACCGCAATACGTTGCGCAAGAAAATCCGCGAGCTCGGCGTTTCCGTCTATCGTAGTTCCCGCCCCAGCTGA
- a CDS encoding sensor histidine kinase NtrY-like has translation MRKPAAEHDVADEAAGMVVADRRMSFALPGLVLAGVALVCAIITLFVLMGVTPIAPTTNVVIASVVINSILVIGLIFLIGREINRLLKARKKGRAAARLHVRIVVLFSIVAITPAVLVAIFASLTLNVGLDRWFSIRTQSIVESSGNIAQAYMMENAGYLQGQTLSMATDLDRNRALFYLDRTGFVDLMTRQAKGRGLLGAFLVQEDGDAVAQADIKTEKPLPAIPHDALEKAAAGQPTLIPPGITNLVGAIIKLEGISGTFLYTVRAVDPKVMTAMRLMEENRAEYKNMEAGRAPLQIAFAILYLGFALIVLLVAIWTAIAVADRIVRPIRLLISAADSVATGNMHVLVPVRAVDGDVGRLSRTFNKMVSELRSQQEQIIEAKDDIDDRRRFIEAVLSGVTAAVIGIDENRRITIVNPSGEEFLALNFDQLLGAQLSEIAPEIDQVVTEANTWARGNFRKQINIMRRGKERTLNVQVTREDARDGRDSYVITLDDITDLVIAQRSTAWSDVARRIAHEIKNPLTPIQLSAERIKRRFGKQIDENDRAIFDQCTDTIVRQVGDIGRMVDEFSAFARMPKPTKEKSDLRSILKDAAFLREISAADTKFSTEFGDIPLEGMFDARMLGQAFGNLIKNATEAIEAVEGEKRPGKILVRASFDEANSRFVADIIDNGRGLPVENRHRILEPYMTMRDKGTGLGLAIVKKIIEEHGGYLELHDAPAEFDHGHGAMIRVLLPYIEAVGGENNKEAAYGV, from the coding sequence ATGCGGAAACCCGCCGCCGAACACGACGTTGCCGACGAGGCAGCGGGAATGGTGGTTGCCGATCGCAGGATGTCATTTGCCCTGCCGGGGCTGGTGCTCGCCGGCGTTGCCCTTGTCTGTGCTATCATCACCCTCTTCGTGCTTATGGGCGTGACGCCGATTGCGCCGACGACCAATGTCGTCATCGCCTCGGTGGTGATCAATTCGATCTTGGTGATCGGCCTGATCTTCCTTATCGGCCGCGAAATCAACCGGCTGCTGAAGGCGCGTAAAAAGGGCAGGGCGGCGGCACGACTGCATGTTCGCATCGTCGTGCTTTTCTCCATCGTCGCGATCACGCCCGCTGTCCTTGTCGCCATCTTCGCCAGTCTGACGCTGAATGTCGGTCTCGACCGCTGGTTTTCGATCCGCACCCAGTCGATCGTCGAGTCGTCGGGCAATATCGCTCAAGCCTATATGATGGAAAACGCCGGTTATCTTCAGGGCCAGACCCTATCGATGGCCACCGACCTCGATCGCAATCGCGCACTTTTTTATCTTGATCGTACCGGCTTCGTCGATCTGATGACGCGTCAGGCCAAGGGCCGCGGCCTGCTCGGCGCGTTTCTGGTGCAGGAGGATGGCGACGCGGTTGCCCAGGCCGATATCAAGACGGAAAAACCGCTTCCCGCTATTCCGCACGACGCGCTCGAGAAAGCAGCCGCCGGTCAACCGACCCTTATCCCGCCCGGTATTACCAACCTTGTTGGCGCCATCATCAAGCTCGAAGGCATCAGCGGCACCTTCCTTTATACGGTGCGTGCGGTCGATCCGAAGGTCATGACCGCGATGCGGCTGATGGAAGAGAACCGTGCGGAATACAAGAATATGGAGGCGGGCCGCGCGCCGCTGCAGATCGCCTTTGCGATCCTCTATCTCGGTTTTGCGCTGATCGTGCTTCTGGTCGCCATCTGGACGGCAATCGCGGTGGCCGACCGGATCGTCCGCCCGATTCGTCTTCTCATCAGCGCCGCCGACAGTGTCGCCACGGGCAACATGCATGTGCTGGTTCCCGTGCGCGCTGTCGATGGCGACGTCGGGCGCCTGTCGCGTACCTTCAACAAGATGGTCTCGGAACTGCGCAGCCAGCAGGAGCAGATCATCGAGGCCAAGGACGATATCGACGACCGCCGCCGCTTCATCGAAGCCGTGCTGTCGGGTGTGACCGCCGCTGTCATCGGCATTGATGAGAACCGCAGGATCACCATCGTCAACCCGTCCGGCGAGGAATTCCTGGCGCTGAATTTCGACCAGCTGCTCGGCGCGCAGCTTTCCGAGATCGCACCTGAGATTGATCAGGTCGTGACCGAGGCGAACACCTGGGCGCGCGGCAACTTCCGCAAGCAGATCAATATCATGCGACGGGGCAAGGAACGCACGCTGAATGTGCAGGTCACCCGCGAGGATGCCCGCGACGGCCGCGACAGCTATGTCATCACCCTCGACGACATTACCGATCTCGTCATCGCCCAGCGCTCCACCGCATGGTCGGATGTGGCACGGCGTATTGCCCATGAAATCAAGAACCCGCTGACGCCGATCCAGCTTTCCGCAGAGCGCATCAAGCGCCGTTTCGGCAAGCAGATCGACGAAAACGATCGCGCCATCTTCGATCAGTGTACGGACACCATTGTCCGGCAGGTCGGTGATATCGGCCGCATGGTGGATGAATTCTCGGCCTTTGCGCGTATGCCAAAGCCGACGAAGGAAAAGTCGGACCTGCGGTCGATCCTCAAGGACGCGGCCTTCCTCCGGGAAATCAGCGCCGCCGACACGAAATTCTCAACGGAGTTCGGCGATATCCCGCTGGAGGGCATGTTCGATGCCCGCATGCTGGGACAGGCCTTCGGCAATCTCATCAAGAATGCGACGGAAGCGATCGAAGCGGTGGAAGGCGAAAAGCGGCCGGGTAAAATCCTGGTGCGCGCCTCTTTTGATGAGGCCAATTCGCGTTTCGTGGCTGACATTATCGACAATGGCCGCGGCCTTCCCGTCGAGAACCGTCATCGCATTCTCGAACCCTATATGACGATGCGGGACAAGGGCACGGGCCTTGGTCTGGCCATCGTCAAGAAGATCATTGAAGAACATGGCGGGTATCTGGAACTTCACGATGCCCCTGCCGAATTCGACCATGGCCATGGCGCCATGATCCGAGTGCTGCTGCCCTATATCGAGGCGGTCGGCGGCGAAAATAACAAGGAAGCAGCATATGGCGTCTGA
- a CDS encoding sigma-54-dependent transcriptional regulator, with amino-acid sequence MASDILVVDDEADIREIVAGILSDEGHETRMAFDSDSALAAISERVPRLIFLDIWMQGSKLDGLALLDEIKSRHPEIPVVMISGHGNIETAVNAIKRGAFDFIEKPFKADRLILIAERALENSKLKREVQELKKRTGDAVELVGASLAVSQLRQTIDRVAPTNSRIMILGPSGSGKELVARMVHKKSSRATGPFVALNAATITPDRMEIALFGTEGLPGQPRKVGALEEAHRGVLYLDEVGEMPRETQNKILRVLVDQQFERVGGGKRVKVDVRIISSTAHHLESLIAEGQFREDLYHRLAVVPVKVPALSERREDIPFLVDMFMRQISEQAGIRPRKIGDDAMAVLQTHDWPGNIRQLRNNIERLMILARPEGGEAPISADMLPSDIGDMLPKISAQGDQHIMTLPLREAREMFERDYLMAQINRFGGNISRTAEFVGMERSALHRKLKSLGV; translated from the coding sequence ATGGCGTCTGATATTTTGGTCGTGGATGACGAGGCGGACATTCGCGAAATCGTAGCGGGCATCCTGTCCGATGAGGGCCACGAGACGCGTATGGCCTTCGACAGCGACAGCGCGCTGGCCGCCATTTCCGAGCGTGTGCCGCGTCTGATCTTTCTCGACATCTGGATGCAGGGATCGAAGCTCGACGGTTTGGCACTACTGGACGAGATCAAGAGCCGCCACCCCGAAATTCCTGTCGTCATGATTTCCGGTCACGGCAATATCGAAACCGCCGTCAACGCCATCAAGCGCGGGGCCTTCGATTTCATCGAAAAGCCGTTCAAGGCCGATCGTCTGATCCTGATTGCAGAACGCGCGCTGGAAAATTCCAAGCTGAAGCGCGAGGTCCAGGAACTCAAGAAGCGTACCGGTGATGCGGTTGAACTCGTCGGCGCGTCGCTCGCGGTTTCGCAACTTCGCCAGACCATTGACAGGGTTGCCCCCACCAATAGCCGCATCATGATCCTCGGCCCCTCCGGTTCCGGCAAGGAACTGGTGGCGCGCATGGTGCACAAGAAATCCTCGCGCGCTACCGGACCTTTTGTGGCGCTGAACGCTGCAACGATCACCCCCGACCGTATGGAAATTGCGCTGTTCGGCACGGAAGGCTTGCCCGGACAGCCACGCAAGGTAGGGGCTCTGGAAGAAGCCCATCGCGGCGTACTTTATCTCGATGAAGTCGGTGAAATGCCGCGCGAGACACAAAACAAGATCCTGCGCGTGCTGGTCGATCAGCAGTTCGAGCGTGTCGGCGGCGGCAAGCGGGTGAAGGTGGATGTGCGGATCATTTCCTCCACCGCCCATCACCTCGAAAGCCTGATCGCTGAAGGCCAGTTCCGGGAGGATCTCTACCATCGTCTCGCCGTGGTGCCGGTGAAGGTGCCGGCGCTCTCCGAACGGCGCGAGGATATTCCTTTCCTCGTCGACATGTTCATGCGGCAGATTTCCGAACAGGCCGGCATCCGCCCGCGCAAGATCGGTGATGACGCCATGGCCGTGCTCCAGACGCATGACTGGCCGGGCAATATCCGCCAGCTGCGCAACAATATCGAGCGGCTGATGATTCTCGCCCGTCCGGAAGGTGGCGAAGCGCCGATCTCGGCCGACATGCTGCCTTCCGATATTGGCGACATGCTGCCGAAGATCTCTGCGCAGGGCGATCAGCACATCATGACCCTGCCGCTGCGTGAAGCCCGTGAAATGTTCGAACGGGACTATCTGATGGCTCAGATCAACCGCTTCGGTGGCAATATTTCGCGCACGGCGGAATTTGTCGGCATGGAACGGTCGGCGCTGCATCGCAAACTGAAATCTCTCGGCGTATAA
- the trkA gene encoding Trk system potassium transporter TrkA, producing MKVIICGAGQVGYGIAEQLSREDNEVSVIDTAAPLITAITETLDVRGYVGHGAHPDMLAKAGADQADMIIAVTLHDEINIVACEVAHALFSVPTKIARIRDQSYMKPEYADLFSRENMSIDVTISPEVEVGKMVLRRIAFPGATDVVRFAEDTIYMLAIECMEDCPVINTPLQQLSSLFPDLIATVVGVYRDGILKVAHSSEQLRVGDLAYVICQRQHARRTLSLFGHEEQEAQRIVIAGAGNIGHFVAHKIEEMQSKTRVKIIEADRDRAIAASEQLSHTIVMHGSALDQKILMQADIQDADLIVTLTNNDQTNILAAVIAKQLGCKSNLALLNSTSFHDVARSLGLDAYINPRAVTISRVLQHVRKGRIRSVYAVQRGSAEVIEAEALETSPLVGQSFRDIDMPDGVRIGAIYRDGVVIRPDGSTKIKAKDRVVLFASADAVRDVEQLFRVSIQYF from the coding sequence ATGAAAGTCATCATTTGCGGCGCAGGGCAGGTGGGTTACGGCATCGCCGAACAATTGTCGCGGGAGGATAACGAAGTATCGGTCATCGATACGGCCGCGCCGCTGATTACCGCCATTACCGAGACGCTGGATGTGCGCGGTTATGTCGGCCACGGCGCCCATCCCGACATGCTGGCCAAGGCCGGTGCGGATCAGGCCGACATGATCATCGCGGTGACATTGCATGACGAGATCAATATCGTCGCCTGCGAAGTGGCGCACGCACTCTTCAGCGTGCCGACCAAGATTGCCCGTATCCGCGACCAGAGCTATATGAAGCCGGAATATGCCGATCTCTTCAGCCGCGAGAACATGTCCATCGATGTGACGATTTCCCCGGAAGTAGAAGTCGGCAAGATGGTGCTGCGGCGCATCGCCTTTCCGGGTGCTACCGATGTGGTGCGCTTTGCCGAAGATACGATCTACATGCTTGCCATCGAATGCATGGAAGATTGCCCCGTTATCAACACGCCGCTGCAGCAGCTTTCGAGCCTGTTTCCGGACCTCATAGCCACGGTGGTGGGTGTCTATCGTGACGGCATTCTCAAAGTGGCGCATTCGTCGGAGCAATTGCGCGTGGGCGACCTCGCCTATGTCATCTGTCAACGCCAGCATGCACGCCGCACCTTGAGCCTCTTTGGCCATGAAGAGCAGGAGGCGCAGCGCATCGTCATTGCAGGCGCCGGTAATATCGGCCATTTCGTCGCGCATAAAATCGAGGAAATGCAGTCGAAAACGCGGGTGAAGATCATCGAGGCCGATCGCGACAGGGCGATTGCCGCATCCGAACAGCTGAGCCATACCATCGTCATGCATGGCTCGGCCCTCGACCAGAAAATTCTGATGCAGGCGGATATCCAGGATGCCGATCTGATCGTCACGCTCACCAATAACGACCAGACCAATATTCTGGCCGCCGTCATCGCCAAGCAGCTCGGCTGCAAATCGAACCTGGCGCTGCTGAACAGTACCTCTTTCCATGATGTCGCCCGCTCGCTCGGACTCGATGCCTATATCAACCCCCGGGCGGTCACGATCTCCCGCGTGCTGCAACATGTACGCAAAGGCCGTATCCGCTCGGTTTATGCCGTTCAGCGCGGTTCGGCTGAGGTAATCGAGGCGGAAGCGCTTGAAACATCGCCGCTGGTCGGCCAGTCTTTCCGTGATATCGATATGCCCGACGGCGTGCGCATTGGCGCGATCTATCGCGACGGTGTGGTGATCCGTCCGGATGGCAGCACGAAGATCAAGGCGAAGGATCGCGTCGTGCTGTTTGCTTCCGCCGATGCCGTGCGGGACGTGGAACAACTTTTCCGTGTTTCGATACAATATTTTTGA
- the hfq gene encoding RNA chaperone Hfq, with protein MAERSQNLQDLFLNTVRKQKISLTIFLINGVKLTGVVTSFDNFCVLLRRDGHSQLVYKHAISTIMPGQPMQMFESEEGAA; from the coding sequence ATGGCGGAACGTTCTCAAAACCTTCAGGATCTCTTCCTCAATACCGTTCGTAAGCAGAAGATTTCGCTCACGATTTTCCTGATCAACGGCGTCAAGCTGACGGGCGTTGTTACCTCCTTCGACAATTTCTGCGTGCTTCTGCGTCGCGATGGTCACTCGCAGCTGGTCTACAAGCATGCAATCTCCACCATCATGCCCGGCCAGCCGATGCAGATGTTCGAGAGCGAAGAAGGCGCTGCCTGA
- the hflX gene encoding GTPase HflX: MRSAVTFFTFFLDKAEPISTRDTSSESIIPEQEKRRDDMRAVVLVPFLKQQRENRDAASAPAAPGRSVEAKLEEAKGLALAIDLEVTQGLVVPVNQPRPATLFGTGKIEEIGHLLDETNSGLVIVDHPLTPVQQRNLEKQWNAKVIDRTGLILEIFGRRASTKEGTLQVDLAHLNYQKGRLVRSWTHLERQRGGAGFMGGPGETQIEADRRLLQDRIVKLEKELEQVVRTRQLHRAKRRKVPHPIVALVGYTNAGKSTLFNRITGAGVLAEDMLFATLDPTLRRMKLPHGRTVILSDTVGFISDLPTHLVAAFRATLEEVLEADLVLHVRDMSDPDNAAQSADVLRILGDLGIDEKEAEKRIIEVWNKVDRLEPEAHDAIMQRAEGRSDIRAVSAITGEGVDALMEEISKRLSGVLTETTVVLSVEQLPLISWVYSNSIVDNREDHEDGSVALDVRLSEAQAVELERKLGKTAGREREDWER; this comes from the coding sequence ATGCGGTCGGCCGTAACATTCTTTACATTCTTTCTGGATAAGGCCGAACCCATTTCAACACGCGACACCTCGAGCGAATCGATCATTCCGGAGCAGGAAAAACGCCGCGACGACATGCGCGCGGTCGTTCTTGTACCCTTCCTCAAGCAGCAGCGCGAAAATCGTGACGCGGCATCAGCCCCGGCTGCTCCCGGCCGTTCCGTCGAAGCCAAGCTTGAGGAAGCGAAGGGTCTGGCGCTTGCCATCGATCTCGAGGTGACCCAGGGGCTCGTCGTTCCCGTCAACCAGCCGCGTCCCGCAACCCTGTTCGGAACCGGCAAGATCGAGGAAATCGGTCATCTCTTGGATGAAACCAATTCCGGCCTGGTGATTGTCGATCATCCGCTCACCCCGGTGCAGCAGCGCAATCTCGAAAAGCAGTGGAACGCCAAGGTTATCGACCGCACCGGTCTGATCCTTGAAATCTTCGGCCGCCGCGCCTCCACCAAGGAAGGCACGCTGCAGGTCGATCTTGCGCATCTGAACTACCAGAAGGGCCGCCTCGTCAGAAGCTGGACCCACCTTGAACGCCAGCGCGGTGGTGCAGGCTTCATGGGTGGCCCGGGTGAAACCCAGATCGAGGCCGACAGACGATTGCTGCAGGATCGCATCGTCAAGCTCGAGAAGGAGCTGGAGCAGGTGGTGCGCACCCGCCAGCTTCACCGCGCCAAGCGCCGCAAAGTGCCGCATCCGATCGTGGCACTTGTTGGCTATACCAATGCTGGCAAATCCACGCTGTTCAACCGCATCACGGGTGCGGGTGTTCTGGCCGAAGACATGCTGTTCGCTACACTCGACCCGACCCTGCGCCGTATGAAACTGCCGCATGGCCGAACCGTCATCCTGTCGGATACGGTGGGCTTTATTTCCGACCTGCCGACGCATCTCGTCGCCGCTTTCCGCGCAACGCTGGAAGAGGTGCTGGAAGCCGATCTTGTTCTGCACGTGCGTGACATGTCCGATCCGGACAATGCCGCCCAGTCTGCTGATGTGCTGCGCATTCTTGGCGACCTCGGCATTGACGAGAAGGAAGCCGAAAAGCGCATCATCGAGGTCTGGAACAAGGTCGACCGTCTGGAGCCCGAAGCACACGACGCCATCATGCAGCGCGCCGAAGGCCGCTCAGATATCCGCGCCGTTTCGGCCATCACGGGCGAGGGCGTCGATGCCCTGATGGAAGAGATTTCAAAACGCCTGTCCGGTGTGCTGACGGAAACGACCGTGGTGCTTTCTGTCGAGCAATTGCCGCTGATCTCCTGGGTCTACAGCAATTCCATCGTCGACAATCGTGAAGATCACGAAGACGGATCGGTTGCGCTGGATGTGCGCCTGTCGGAAGCGCAGGCTGTGGAACTCGAACGGAAGCTTGGAAAGACGGCTGGTCGCGAGCGGGAAGACTGGGAACGCTGA